GACTAACGGTAGGCGCGCGTATGATTAGGGTTTTGCAAGAGAAGGCGAAAAATGGTGCATTAATCGAGCAGCTGATATTAGCTGGATCTTTCTTACTTCTTTATTTTCTATCATTACATACTGCTGGTTACATACTGTAGAACTATCTATAACATTACAAAGCGCTTATGCCATTGAAAGTTTTCTAACGATATGTTGCAACTATTATGTTACCTatgttgtaaaaaaaagttttgttACCTTTATTGCAAGTATATCCGTATATTCGTAGACTTATTGCTAAGACAAACACAGCTATCAGAGGGTTGTTTACCGTATTTCAAAATTCGACTGAAAACACTTCGCCGTAACTGACACAATACGGGTTTGGCTTAATGAACCTCCTGAAGCGCATTTGTGCTacgttttattttcatttatttctcgTTAATGCTTACAAATCTACTATACAGTAATTATTACAATCGCTGTAAATGTGGTCCAATCTAGTTAGATCGATACATGCTCGGTTCAACTTGTCGCTTTGCACCATAACAATTTTGAACACGAACACGGTAGGAGTTGATCATCGAATGAAGGATATTGAGAATGCTTGTACTGCAAGCATTCTGATCTTATGTCATAAAAACACAGGCAAGTGAGAAGGTATTCGCTTCGTTCTACGATTTGTTTGATATCGTGTACGAAGGAATGGGGAAgcccaccttcttctcctcatcGTATCCCGCATTATCGATACCGGTGGGCGCGCTAACTGCTTTGCCATCCGCTAGCTGCGACTTGGCCAGCAAACGCTCACCCTCGACCGAGTGACGGATGCCGTACGTAAAGTAGATGAAATACCCGATTGTGATCCATATGCCAAACCGAACCCAGGTGCCGGAATCGAGCTGGAACATCAGGTACACATTGCTGAACACGCTGAttagtggcagcagcggcactagCGGCACTTTGAACGTTAGCTTCACTTTGTCGGTTGGCTGGAGCGATATGACGACGTACGCCGCAACCATAAGGGCCACCATGATGATCAACCCAGCGATCACACCCGGATAATCACCGTTGACGTAGCTCTCCGCCGGAACCAGAACAATGCAAGTGCAGCAGACGAAAAACGCTGTAAGGATGATAAGGAGAAGAAACAGAGTTAGACAAACGAACATCCATCCACTGCCCTACGCTCATTGTCCCCATGACCTACCGAAGATGCAAACGCTGAACTTAACGATGGCGGACGAAAGATGAGTCGGATCCTTGAGGGCCGATCGATTGACGAACTGACGGAGCACTTCCGGTACGGTCACACTGAAGTCCGTGGTGGTCATCAGCTCTTGCGCCTGGTAACGCAACACCAGCACGCTCACCGACACGATCGTGTACGCTAGCAACGTTCCGATTGACATCATGTCGATCAGCTGTTGTAGATTGAACACGGCCGCCATGGTCGCTGCAAACAGGCCCGATAGCATCGTAGCGATCACCGGTGTCTGTGTTTTCGGATGCACCGTCTGTAGCTTCTTGTAGATGATACCGTCGGAGGCCATTGCGTACAGCACACGGGGCAGCGGGAACAGACTGCCAAGCAGGCTGGTGCTCAGAGAAAGGATTGCACCGAGCGAACAGAACCACTTGATCGTCGTCCAGCCGAGCAATTCGAACAGATGCGGGAACGGTGCATCCGCGTCCTGAAGATAGTACGGCAAGGCCATCGTCAACACGGCCGACACACCGAAGTACGACAGAAAGATGATGATCAGCGAAGTGACGATCGCGAGCGGAATGTTGCGCGTTGGGTTCTGCGCTTCCTCGCCCGTCGTCGCGACACAATCGAACCCGACGAATCCGTAGAAACACTTGGCCGCACCGGCCATAATGCCGGCGAAACCGAACGGGGCGAAGCCACCGAGTCCACCGTTAACACCGGCCGGAATGTCTTCCGGCTTGATGGCCCAGTTGCCCGGATCACACTTCATACCGCCCGCCACCAGCATGataacgatcacgatcaggtTAATGATGGTGAAAACGTTGTTCATGAGCGTCGACTCCTTCACACCGTATGCTAGCAGACAGGCCAGTATCATCACCAAGGCGAAGGAGAACATGTCCGGATAATCGGACAGGAAGTCGACGTGCATAGGCATAACACTACGGATCGCGTTGCTGATCTTTTTGTCGACCAGCAAGTCTATGTAACCGGCCATACCACGTGCCACACTCGACGTTCCTGGAAGGTGATATTATTCATCAGGTTCACTGTAGGGCATTAGGGTAGTGTACGAGAATTCTCCTTCAGAGAACCACTCACCGATAACATATTCCAGAACCAAGTTCCAACCGATCGTGAACGCAGTGAACTCGCCAATACTAACATAGCAGTAAACGTAAGCCGAGCCAGCCTTCGGAAAGCGGGCAGCAAATTCGGCGTAGCACAGACCAGCAATGGCCGAGGCGAAGGCAGCTACCAGGAACGAAATGATGACGGCTGGACCGGCCTGATCACGGGCAACCGATCCGGCCAGCACATACACGCCCAATCCGAGGGTACCGCCGACACCGAGAGCGGTAAGATCGAACAGCGTCAGAACACGCGCCAATGGTGACGCCGATTCATCGACTTCTTTCTGCTTCTTACGCGTCAAGGCGGTCCAAAAGCGTCCCAACGAGCTATGCATGATCGTTCCGCTTTCACTGATAGAATAGGAATAGtaggaaaagggagagcacGTTAATACACTAGGATTCCATTTAAGGTGCCACAGAGGAACCGTGTTGCTTCTGATGCTACTACAACACTGTGGTTTATGCTGAACTTAAATTACCTTAATAATCCGCACGAATGTCACCGATGGGGTGATAGTCGACTGTGGAACCGTTGATAACGGACTCGGTGAAGTAGGGGTCACCTTAGAGGCCGCGAAGCTTTGCACTTTTGCGACCTCACTATCTCTATTGTTGCCCCCCCTATGGTTCTGCTGACAAAAACGTGCGTGTACATGCACGCTTCGAACGCACTCGATGAAGACCCGATCACCTGCACACCGCTCGCTGGCTCACTGGGACGAACC
This sequence is a window from Anopheles darlingi chromosome 3, idAnoDarlMG_H_01, whole genome shotgun sequence. Protein-coding genes within it:
- the LOC125958270 gene encoding cationic amino acid transporter 2-like — encoded protein: MHSSLGRFWTALTRKKQKEVDESASPLARVLTLFDLTALGVGGTLGLGVYVLAGSVARDQAGPAVIISFLVAAFASAIAGLCYAEFAARFPKAGSAYVYCYVSIGEFTAFTIGWNLVLEYVIGTSSVARGMAGYIDLLVDKKISNAIRSVMPMHVDFLSDYPDMFSFALVMILACLLAYGVKESTLMNNVFTIINLIVIVIMLVAGGMKCDPGNWAIKPEDIPAGVNGGLGGFAPFGFAGIMAGAAKCFYGFVGFDCVATTGEEAQNPTRNIPLAIVTSLIIIFLSYFGVSAVLTMALPYYLQDADAPFPHLFELLGWTTIKWFCSLGAILSLSTSLLGSLFPLPRVLYAMASDGIIYKKLQTVHPKTQTPVIATMLSGLFAATMAAVFNLQQLIDMMSIGTLLAYTIVSVSVLVLRYQAQELMTTTDFSVTVPEVLRQFVNRSALKDPTHLSSAIVKFSVCIFAFFVCCTCIVLVPAESYVNGDYPGVIAGLIIMVALMVAAYVVISLQPTDKVKLTFKVPLVPLLPLISVFSNVYLMFQLDSGTWVRFGIWITIGYFIYFTYGIRHSVEGERLLAKSQLADGKAVSAPTGIDNAGYDEEKKVGFPIPSYTISNKS